In Chloroflexota bacterium, a genomic segment contains:
- a CDS encoding pentapeptide repeat-containing protein, with protein sequence MANIEDVQRAQEGDQNLVGVDLSGADLWRSDLGEADLKGANLNSANLSKANLENADLSGANLSYANLAEANLQNANLYAANLRSAKLYEANLENANLENADVSYAIYDDNTAWPEDFDPEEAGAELGG encoded by the coding sequence ATGGCAAACATTGAGGATGTACAACGCGCACAAGAAGGTGACCAGAACCTGGTGGGCGTCGATTTAAGCGGCGCCGATCTCTGGCGATCAGACCTGGGTGAAGCTGACCTGAAGGGAGCCAATCTCAACTCGGCCAACCTGAGCAAGGCAAACCTGGAAAACGCCGATCTGAGCGGCGCTAATTTGAGCTACGCCAACCTGGCCGAGGCCAACCTGCAGAACGCCAATCTCTACGCGGCCAACCTGCGCAGCGCCAAGCTGTACGAGGCCAATCTGGAAAACGCCAATCTGGAAAACGCCGACGTCAGCTACGCGATCTACGATGACAACACGGCATGGCCGGAAGATTTCGATCCCGAAGAGGCAGGGGCGGAACTCGGAGGATAG